Proteins from a genomic interval of Caldicellulosiruptor diazotrophicus:
- a CDS encoding DUF1540 domain-containing protein, translating to MPDRITCNVSDCMYWDNKRCTAPSIEVSVDGGGSSAQGTKEKTNCHTYQLRR from the coding sequence ATGCCAGATAGAATCACATGTAATGTTTCCGACTGCATGTATTGGGATAATAAAAGATGCACAGCACCATCAATTGAAGTCTCTGTAGATGGTGGCGGTTCTTCTGCTCAAGGAACAAAGGAGAAAACAAACTGCCACACATACCAACTCAGAAGATAA